Proteins from a single region of Paramormyrops kingsleyae isolate MSU_618 chromosome 9, PKINGS_0.4, whole genome shotgun sequence:
- the bag6 gene encoding large proline-rich protein BAG6 isoform X1, translating into MGEPGDIEVTVKTLDSQSRSYSVRRELTVKQFKEHISESVGIPVDKQRLIYQGRVLQDEKTLTDYNVEGKVIHLVERAPPQTTQPGTGAGGTEGSVPPPHSSSATSQGAPHIPPHDRNANSYVMLGTFNLPVNVVDPQQIQMSVQQVLSGLGESGRNARVVTNTAGNGSVDVHVNVDQAMQSEPRLRLLLAENLLRDVDSVILRLEDQAGGTSSPQDSAAPASSSSSATVPQAQPAEASPTPPPPSSSSTSTQTDGPPSSGPNHPSPLELLDILVELRRVEDRLQPFVQRAHSILGAATSTDYNNNVQEREDDQRVLNLVGEALRPLGNALVALSDLRCNLLAPPPRHLHVIRPISHYTSPVMLPGGMHHIPIPMNMGATVTMTTNGRQAPEAQTPPTPATGQSEQAENGQVPPPQPASANQPAQGQTGPRVIRISHQTREPVVVMQMNLDDSAAPQASGQQTGAGTGQTGTAAPPLIPGLPPEFMQAIVNQVTQQAVAMAAAASGGQQATQGSSVSAGETAPNAPQARVVITHPFSPMNTQSNFGSRGATINIRATVPPTGGQQPVQMINGLVGQLLMPVHIANHTSTASSTHSFSFSTSSSSAPTTSAPPQTNSSETLHQASANAAAPGPGPDGSAPPQAATPEGNLAQLLGSVLGGAAAAGSVGSGMPPSFTVTMPGIPSFIQGVTDFIQASQPVFPQPHSGQQAPSASTAPAPPPGTTPAPPSDPTPSSVPGATLGAPGETLNPELFTGIVQGVLSTMMGSLGASQNNTETIAQFIQRVSQTESLFAPSTGDATGFFVDLLSLVWQNFTMMDMVLLLHGQHQPLSRIQPQLSQFFTEHYLRGREPTDANISAAAEELINGLDEHITETFSSATVLEGVDITQTNLSFLTRQFTQIATHVLCCNDDSFGSRLLLMCNQVLFECLALNLYCLRGEQIALTDVINHRIRSMSTEVNPSLVNWLTSMMSMRLQVILEHIPVTEEQILHYVIRTQDMSEDGEESEMQQASRPVDMEEGRSPTPATTAEEAMTSPRDCRTEAAVRPGGAIGMEGALPGVAGGEVSEMTEEGEAWATAVPPEWVPIIRQDIVSQRKIKAQPPLSDAYLHGMPAKRRKTAQGDGLHVSLAEAVSQAAKSVGAKPVTSPESLQGELESSDLQDEYMEQVQHDMNKRVSEDPNYSAQRFPNTQRAFSLDS; encoded by the exons ATGGGTGAGCCTGGTGATATCGAGGTAACTGTGAAGACTCTGGACTCGCAGAGCCGAAGTTACTCGGTCAGAAGAGAA CTGACGGTGAAGCAGTTTAAGGAACACATCTCTGAGTCTGTTGGGATTCCTGTGGACAAGCAGAGGCTCATCTATCAGGGCAGGGTATTGCAGGATGAGAAGACACTGACCGACTACA ATGTGGAAGGCAAAGTCATCCACTTGGTGGAGAGGGCCCCCCCCCAGACGACGCAGCCGGGGACGGGAGCTGGGGGCACAGAGGGGTCGGTCCCACCCCCCCATTCCTCCTCCGCCACTTCCCAGGGCGCCCCGCACATTCCGCCGCACGACCGTAATGCCAACAGCTATGTCATGCTGGGGACTTTCAACTTGCCTGTGAACGTTGTGGACCCGCAGCAGATCCAG ATGTCAGTCCAGCAGGTGCTGTCAGGCCTGGGAGAGAGCGGGAGAAATGCTCGCGTGGTCACCAACACAGCT GGCAACGGCTCCGTGGACGTGCACGTCAACGTGGACCAGGCGATGCAGAGCGAGCCCAGGCTGCGGCTGCTGCTGGCGGAGAACCTGCTGAGGGACGTGGACTCCGTCATCCTCAGGCTGGAG GACCAGGCCGGCGGAACATCATCTCCACAAGACTCCGCCGCTCCtgcctcctcgtcctcctccgcCACCGTGCCCCAGGCGCAGCCTGCTGAAGCCTCCCCCACTCCACCTCCACCCTCTTCTTCCTCGACATCCACTCAGACTGATGGACCCCCGTCCTCGGGACCCAA CCACCCCAGTCCCTTGGAGCTGCTGGACATACTGGTGGAGCTGAGGAGGGTGGAGGACAGGCTGCAGCCCTTCGTTCAGAGAGCGCACTCCATCCTGGGGGCCGCCACCTCCACCGACTACAACAACAAT GTACAGGAGAGAGAAGACGACCAGCGGGTTTTGAACCTGGTGGGGGAGGCTCTCCGTCCCCTAGGCAACGCGCTCGTCGCCCTCAGCGACCTACGCTGCAACCTTctggcccccccccctcgccaccTGCACGTGATCCGGCCCATATCCCACTACACCTCCCCTGTGATGCTGCCTGGTGGGATGCACCACATCCCCATTCCG ATGAACATGGGAGCGACAGTGACTATGACCACCAATGGCAGGCAGGCCCCTGAAGCCCAGACCCCGCCCACTCCGGCCACAGGCCAATCAGAGCAAGCGGAAAATGGACAGGTCCCGCCACCGCAGCCCGCTTCTGCCAATCAGCCAGCACAAGGACAGACAGGGCCGAGGGTTATTCGAATCAGTCATCAGACAAGGGAGCCGGTGGTGGTGATGCAGATGAACCTGGATG ACTCTGCTGCACCTCAGGCTTCAGGACAACAGACAGGAGCTGGAACTGGACAGACAG GGACCGCGGCCCCTCCTCTCATCCCCGGCCTCCCGCCCGAGTTCATGCAGGCCATCGTGAACCAGGTCACGCAGCAGGCCGTGGCAATGGCGGCTGCTGCCTCCGGGGGGCAGCAGGCGACCCAGGGCTCCAGTGTGAGTGCGGGAGAGACTGCCCCCAATGCACCCCAAGCCAGGGTAGTAATAACCCACCCCTTCTCCCCCATGAACACGCAGTCCAACTTCGGGAGCAGAGGAGCCACTATCAATATAAGGGCAACGGTTCCCCCCACTGGGGGCCAGCAGCCTGTGCAG ATGATCAACGGCCTGGTGGGCCAGCTGCTGATGCCTGTTCACATCG CGAATCACACCTCCACCGCCTCTTCAACCCATTCCTTTTCTTTTTCCACGTCCTCCTCCTCTGCCCCCACTACCTCTGCCCCCCCTCAAACGAATTCCTCTGAAACTTTGCACCAAGCGTCGGCCAACGCAGCCGCCCCCGGCCCGGGCCCGGACGGGTCGGCCCCTCCCCAGGCAGCGACCCCCGAGGGTAACCTGGCCCAGCTGCTGGGgtctgtgctggggggggcggcagcCGCCGGCTCCGTAGGCTCTGGGATGCCACCGTCATTCACTGTCACCATGCCTGGGATCCCCTCCTTCATACAGGGAGTGACAGACTTCATTCAG GCCAGCCAGCCAGTCTTCCCCCAGCCCCACAGTGGTCAACAAGCCCCTTCTGCCAGCACCGCCCCAGCGCCCCCCCCGGGCACCACCCCTGCTCCCCCCTCTGATCCTACCCCCAGCTCTGTCCCTGGCGCCACCCTGGGAGCCCCAGGAGAGACGTTGAACCCAGAGCTCTTCACCGGCATTGTTCAGGGAGTGCTGTCCACCATGATGGGCTCTCTGGGGGCTTCCCAGAACAATACCGAAACCATCGCCCAGTTTATCCAGAGAGTGTCCCAGACAGAAAGCTTATTCGCGCCCAGCACGGGGGATGCCACAG GCTTTTTTGTAGACCTGCTGTCCCTGGTCTGGCAGAACTTCACCATGATGGACATGGTGCTGCTGTTGCATGGTCAGCACCAGCCCCTCAGCCGCATTCAGCCCCAGCTTTCCCAGTTCTTTACAGAGCACTACCTGCGTGGGAGGGAGCCCACCGACGCCAACATCTCT GCAGCAGCCGAAGAGCTTATCAATGGGCTTGATGAGCACATCACAGAGACCTTT TCCTCGGCGACTGTGCTAGAAGGTGTGGACATCACCCAAACCAACCTGTCCTTCCTCACGCGGCAGTTCACACAGATCGCCACGCACGTGTTGTGCTGCAATG ACGATTCCTTTGGGAGCCGCTTGCTGTTGATGTGCAACCAGGTTCTGTTCGAGTGTCTGGCCCTCAACCTCTACTGCCTGCGGGGGGAGCAGATCGCGCTCACTGACGTCATCAACCATCGCATA CGAAGCATGTCCACAGAGGTGAACCCCAGTTTGGTCAACTGGCTGACCAGCATGATGTCCATGAGGCTGCAGGTCATCCTGGAGCACATTCCAGTCACAGAAGAGCAGATCCTGCATTATGTCATCCGCACGCAG GATATGTCAGAGGACGGGGAGGAATCCGAGATGCAGCAAGCATCCAGGCCTGTGGAC ATGGAGGAGGGTcgctcccccacccccgccaccaCTGCGGAGGAGGCCATGACGTCACCGCGGGACTGCAGGACTGAGGCGGCCGTCCGGCCCGGGGGCGCCATCGGGATGGAAGGCGCTTTGCCGGGAGTGGCTGGCGGAGAGGTCAGCGAGATGACGGAAGAGGGAGAGGCCTGGGCTACGGCGGTTCCTCCT GAGTGGGTACCCATTATCCGACAGGACATAGTGTCCCAGAGGAAGATAAAAGCCCAGCCCCCCCTCTCAGATGCCTACTTACACGGGATGCCAGCCAAACGTAGGAAG ACGGCACAGGGCGATGGGCTCCACGTCTCTCTCGCTGAAGCCGTCAGTCAGGCAGCAAAGTCAGTGGGAGCCAAGCCAGTCACTTCCCCAGAGAGCCTTCAGGGGGAGCTAGAAAGCTCTGACCTTCAAGACGAATATATGGAACAG GTGCAACATGACATGAATAAACGAGTAAGTGAGGACCCAAACTACAGCGCTCAGCGATTCCCCAACACACAAAGGGCTTTTTCACTGGACTCTTAA
- the bag6 gene encoding large proline-rich protein BAG6 isoform X2, with the protein MGEPGDIEVTVKTLDSQSRSYSVRRELTVKQFKEHISESVGIPVDKQRLIYQGRVLQDEKTLTDYNVEGKVIHLVERAPPQTTQPGTGAGGTEGSVPPPHSSSATSQGAPHIPPHDRNANSYVMLGTFNLPVNVVDPQQIQMSVQQVLSGLGESGRNARVVTNTAGNGSVDVHVNVDQAMQSEPRLRLLLAENLLRDVDSVILRLEDQAGGTSSPQDSAAPASSSSSATVPQAQPAEASPTPPPPSSSSTSTQTDGPPSSGPNHPSPLELLDILVELRRVEDRLQPFVQRAHSILGAATSTDYNNNVQEREDDQRVLNLVGEALRPLGNALVALSDLRCNLLAPPPRHLHVIRPISHYTSPVMLPGGMHHIPIPMNMGATVTMTTNGRQAPEAQTPPTPATGQSEQAENGQVPPPQPASANQPAQGQTGPRVIRISHQTREPVVVMQMNLDDSAAPQASGQQTGAGTGQTGTAAPPLIPGLPPEFMQAIVNQVTQQAVAMAAAASGGQQATQGSSVSAGETAPNAPQARMINGLVGQLLMPVHIANHTSTASSTHSFSFSTSSSSAPTTSAPPQTNSSETLHQASANAAAPGPGPDGSAPPQAATPEGNLAQLLGSVLGGAAAAGSVGSGMPPSFTVTMPGIPSFIQGVTDFIQASQPVFPQPHSGQQAPSASTAPAPPPGTTPAPPSDPTPSSVPGATLGAPGETLNPELFTGIVQGVLSTMMGSLGASQNNTETIAQFIQRVSQTESLFAPSTGDATGFFVDLLSLVWQNFTMMDMVLLLHGQHQPLSRIQPQLSQFFTEHYLRGREPTDANISAAAEELINGLDEHITETFSSATVLEGVDITQTNLSFLTRQFTQIATHVLCCNDDSFGSRLLLMCNQVLFECLALNLYCLRGEQIALTDVINHRIRSMSTEVNPSLVNWLTSMMSMRLQVILEHIPVTEEQILHYVIRTQDMSEDGEESEMQQASRPVDMEEGRSPTPATTAEEAMTSPRDCRTEAAVRPGGAIGMEGALPGVAGGEVSEMTEEGEAWATAVPPEWVPIIRQDIVSQRKIKAQPPLSDAYLHGMPAKRRKTAQGDGLHVSLAEAVSQAAKSVGAKPVTSPESLQGELESSDLQDEYMEQVQHDMNKRVSEDPNYSAQRFPNTQRAFSLDS; encoded by the exons ATGGGTGAGCCTGGTGATATCGAGGTAACTGTGAAGACTCTGGACTCGCAGAGCCGAAGTTACTCGGTCAGAAGAGAA CTGACGGTGAAGCAGTTTAAGGAACACATCTCTGAGTCTGTTGGGATTCCTGTGGACAAGCAGAGGCTCATCTATCAGGGCAGGGTATTGCAGGATGAGAAGACACTGACCGACTACA ATGTGGAAGGCAAAGTCATCCACTTGGTGGAGAGGGCCCCCCCCCAGACGACGCAGCCGGGGACGGGAGCTGGGGGCACAGAGGGGTCGGTCCCACCCCCCCATTCCTCCTCCGCCACTTCCCAGGGCGCCCCGCACATTCCGCCGCACGACCGTAATGCCAACAGCTATGTCATGCTGGGGACTTTCAACTTGCCTGTGAACGTTGTGGACCCGCAGCAGATCCAG ATGTCAGTCCAGCAGGTGCTGTCAGGCCTGGGAGAGAGCGGGAGAAATGCTCGCGTGGTCACCAACACAGCT GGCAACGGCTCCGTGGACGTGCACGTCAACGTGGACCAGGCGATGCAGAGCGAGCCCAGGCTGCGGCTGCTGCTGGCGGAGAACCTGCTGAGGGACGTGGACTCCGTCATCCTCAGGCTGGAG GACCAGGCCGGCGGAACATCATCTCCACAAGACTCCGCCGCTCCtgcctcctcgtcctcctccgcCACCGTGCCCCAGGCGCAGCCTGCTGAAGCCTCCCCCACTCCACCTCCACCCTCTTCTTCCTCGACATCCACTCAGACTGATGGACCCCCGTCCTCGGGACCCAA CCACCCCAGTCCCTTGGAGCTGCTGGACATACTGGTGGAGCTGAGGAGGGTGGAGGACAGGCTGCAGCCCTTCGTTCAGAGAGCGCACTCCATCCTGGGGGCCGCCACCTCCACCGACTACAACAACAAT GTACAGGAGAGAGAAGACGACCAGCGGGTTTTGAACCTGGTGGGGGAGGCTCTCCGTCCCCTAGGCAACGCGCTCGTCGCCCTCAGCGACCTACGCTGCAACCTTctggcccccccccctcgccaccTGCACGTGATCCGGCCCATATCCCACTACACCTCCCCTGTGATGCTGCCTGGTGGGATGCACCACATCCCCATTCCG ATGAACATGGGAGCGACAGTGACTATGACCACCAATGGCAGGCAGGCCCCTGAAGCCCAGACCCCGCCCACTCCGGCCACAGGCCAATCAGAGCAAGCGGAAAATGGACAGGTCCCGCCACCGCAGCCCGCTTCTGCCAATCAGCCAGCACAAGGACAGACAGGGCCGAGGGTTATTCGAATCAGTCATCAGACAAGGGAGCCGGTGGTGGTGATGCAGATGAACCTGGATG ACTCTGCTGCACCTCAGGCTTCAGGACAACAGACAGGAGCTGGAACTGGACAGACAG GGACCGCGGCCCCTCCTCTCATCCCCGGCCTCCCGCCCGAGTTCATGCAGGCCATCGTGAACCAGGTCACGCAGCAGGCCGTGGCAATGGCGGCTGCTGCCTCCGGGGGGCAGCAGGCGACCCAGGGCTCCAGTGTGAGTGCGGGAGAGACTGCCCCCAATGCACCCCAAGCCAGG ATGATCAACGGCCTGGTGGGCCAGCTGCTGATGCCTGTTCACATCG CGAATCACACCTCCACCGCCTCTTCAACCCATTCCTTTTCTTTTTCCACGTCCTCCTCCTCTGCCCCCACTACCTCTGCCCCCCCTCAAACGAATTCCTCTGAAACTTTGCACCAAGCGTCGGCCAACGCAGCCGCCCCCGGCCCGGGCCCGGACGGGTCGGCCCCTCCCCAGGCAGCGACCCCCGAGGGTAACCTGGCCCAGCTGCTGGGgtctgtgctggggggggcggcagcCGCCGGCTCCGTAGGCTCTGGGATGCCACCGTCATTCACTGTCACCATGCCTGGGATCCCCTCCTTCATACAGGGAGTGACAGACTTCATTCAG GCCAGCCAGCCAGTCTTCCCCCAGCCCCACAGTGGTCAACAAGCCCCTTCTGCCAGCACCGCCCCAGCGCCCCCCCCGGGCACCACCCCTGCTCCCCCCTCTGATCCTACCCCCAGCTCTGTCCCTGGCGCCACCCTGGGAGCCCCAGGAGAGACGTTGAACCCAGAGCTCTTCACCGGCATTGTTCAGGGAGTGCTGTCCACCATGATGGGCTCTCTGGGGGCTTCCCAGAACAATACCGAAACCATCGCCCAGTTTATCCAGAGAGTGTCCCAGACAGAAAGCTTATTCGCGCCCAGCACGGGGGATGCCACAG GCTTTTTTGTAGACCTGCTGTCCCTGGTCTGGCAGAACTTCACCATGATGGACATGGTGCTGCTGTTGCATGGTCAGCACCAGCCCCTCAGCCGCATTCAGCCCCAGCTTTCCCAGTTCTTTACAGAGCACTACCTGCGTGGGAGGGAGCCCACCGACGCCAACATCTCT GCAGCAGCCGAAGAGCTTATCAATGGGCTTGATGAGCACATCACAGAGACCTTT TCCTCGGCGACTGTGCTAGAAGGTGTGGACATCACCCAAACCAACCTGTCCTTCCTCACGCGGCAGTTCACACAGATCGCCACGCACGTGTTGTGCTGCAATG ACGATTCCTTTGGGAGCCGCTTGCTGTTGATGTGCAACCAGGTTCTGTTCGAGTGTCTGGCCCTCAACCTCTACTGCCTGCGGGGGGAGCAGATCGCGCTCACTGACGTCATCAACCATCGCATA CGAAGCATGTCCACAGAGGTGAACCCCAGTTTGGTCAACTGGCTGACCAGCATGATGTCCATGAGGCTGCAGGTCATCCTGGAGCACATTCCAGTCACAGAAGAGCAGATCCTGCATTATGTCATCCGCACGCAG GATATGTCAGAGGACGGGGAGGAATCCGAGATGCAGCAAGCATCCAGGCCTGTGGAC ATGGAGGAGGGTcgctcccccacccccgccaccaCTGCGGAGGAGGCCATGACGTCACCGCGGGACTGCAGGACTGAGGCGGCCGTCCGGCCCGGGGGCGCCATCGGGATGGAAGGCGCTTTGCCGGGAGTGGCTGGCGGAGAGGTCAGCGAGATGACGGAAGAGGGAGAGGCCTGGGCTACGGCGGTTCCTCCT GAGTGGGTACCCATTATCCGACAGGACATAGTGTCCCAGAGGAAGATAAAAGCCCAGCCCCCCCTCTCAGATGCCTACTTACACGGGATGCCAGCCAAACGTAGGAAG ACGGCACAGGGCGATGGGCTCCACGTCTCTCTCGCTGAAGCCGTCAGTCAGGCAGCAAAGTCAGTGGGAGCCAAGCCAGTCACTTCCCCAGAGAGCCTTCAGGGGGAGCTAGAAAGCTCTGACCTTCAAGACGAATATATGGAACAG GTGCAACATGACATGAATAAACGAGTAAGTGAGGACCCAAACTACAGCGCTCAGCGATTCCCCAACACACAAAGGGCTTTTTCACTGGACTCTTAA
- the bag6 gene encoding large proline-rich protein BAG6 isoform X3 produces MGEPGDIEVTVKTLDSQSRSYSVRRELTVKQFKEHISESVGIPVDKQRLIYQGRVLQDEKTLTDYNVEGKVIHLVERAPPQTTQPGTGAGGTEGSVPPPHSSSATSQGAPHIPPHDRNANSYVMLGTFNLPVNVVDPQQIQMSVQQVLSGLGESGRNARVVTNTAGNGSVDVHVNVDQAMQSEPRLRLLLAENLLRDVDSVILRLEDQAGGTSSPQDSAAPASSSSSATVPQAQPAEASPTPPPPSSSSTSTQTDGPPSSGPNHPSPLELLDILVELRRVEDRLQPFVQRAHSILGAATSTDYNNNVQEREDDQRVLNLVGEALRPLGNALVALSDLRCNLLAPPPRHLHVIRPISHYTSPVMLPGGMHHIPIPMNMGATVTMTTNGRQAPEAQTPPTPATGQSEQAENGQVPPPQPASANQPAQGQTGPRVIRISHQTREPVVVMQMNLDDSAAPQASGQQTGAGTGQTGTAAPPLIPGLPPEFMQAIVNQVTQQAVAMAAAASGGQQATQGSSMINGLVGQLLMPVHIANHTSTASSTHSFSFSTSSSSAPTTSAPPQTNSSETLHQASANAAAPGPGPDGSAPPQAATPEGNLAQLLGSVLGGAAAAGSVGSGMPPSFTVTMPGIPSFIQGVTDFIQASQPVFPQPHSGQQAPSASTAPAPPPGTTPAPPSDPTPSSVPGATLGAPGETLNPELFTGIVQGVLSTMMGSLGASQNNTETIAQFIQRVSQTESLFAPSTGDATGFFVDLLSLVWQNFTMMDMVLLLHGQHQPLSRIQPQLSQFFTEHYLRGREPTDANISAAAEELINGLDEHITETFSSATVLEGVDITQTNLSFLTRQFTQIATHVLCCNDDSFGSRLLLMCNQVLFECLALNLYCLRGEQIALTDVINHRIRSMSTEVNPSLVNWLTSMMSMRLQVILEHIPVTEEQILHYVIRTQDMSEDGEESEMQQASRPVDMEEGRSPTPATTAEEAMTSPRDCRTEAAVRPGGAIGMEGALPGVAGGEVSEMTEEGEAWATAVPPEWVPIIRQDIVSQRKIKAQPPLSDAYLHGMPAKRRKTAQGDGLHVSLAEAVSQAAKSVGAKPVTSPESLQGELESSDLQDEYMEQVQHDMNKRVSEDPNYSAQRFPNTQRAFSLDS; encoded by the exons ATGGGTGAGCCTGGTGATATCGAGGTAACTGTGAAGACTCTGGACTCGCAGAGCCGAAGTTACTCGGTCAGAAGAGAA CTGACGGTGAAGCAGTTTAAGGAACACATCTCTGAGTCTGTTGGGATTCCTGTGGACAAGCAGAGGCTCATCTATCAGGGCAGGGTATTGCAGGATGAGAAGACACTGACCGACTACA ATGTGGAAGGCAAAGTCATCCACTTGGTGGAGAGGGCCCCCCCCCAGACGACGCAGCCGGGGACGGGAGCTGGGGGCACAGAGGGGTCGGTCCCACCCCCCCATTCCTCCTCCGCCACTTCCCAGGGCGCCCCGCACATTCCGCCGCACGACCGTAATGCCAACAGCTATGTCATGCTGGGGACTTTCAACTTGCCTGTGAACGTTGTGGACCCGCAGCAGATCCAG ATGTCAGTCCAGCAGGTGCTGTCAGGCCTGGGAGAGAGCGGGAGAAATGCTCGCGTGGTCACCAACACAGCT GGCAACGGCTCCGTGGACGTGCACGTCAACGTGGACCAGGCGATGCAGAGCGAGCCCAGGCTGCGGCTGCTGCTGGCGGAGAACCTGCTGAGGGACGTGGACTCCGTCATCCTCAGGCTGGAG GACCAGGCCGGCGGAACATCATCTCCACAAGACTCCGCCGCTCCtgcctcctcgtcctcctccgcCACCGTGCCCCAGGCGCAGCCTGCTGAAGCCTCCCCCACTCCACCTCCACCCTCTTCTTCCTCGACATCCACTCAGACTGATGGACCCCCGTCCTCGGGACCCAA CCACCCCAGTCCCTTGGAGCTGCTGGACATACTGGTGGAGCTGAGGAGGGTGGAGGACAGGCTGCAGCCCTTCGTTCAGAGAGCGCACTCCATCCTGGGGGCCGCCACCTCCACCGACTACAACAACAAT GTACAGGAGAGAGAAGACGACCAGCGGGTTTTGAACCTGGTGGGGGAGGCTCTCCGTCCCCTAGGCAACGCGCTCGTCGCCCTCAGCGACCTACGCTGCAACCTTctggcccccccccctcgccaccTGCACGTGATCCGGCCCATATCCCACTACACCTCCCCTGTGATGCTGCCTGGTGGGATGCACCACATCCCCATTCCG ATGAACATGGGAGCGACAGTGACTATGACCACCAATGGCAGGCAGGCCCCTGAAGCCCAGACCCCGCCCACTCCGGCCACAGGCCAATCAGAGCAAGCGGAAAATGGACAGGTCCCGCCACCGCAGCCCGCTTCTGCCAATCAGCCAGCACAAGGACAGACAGGGCCGAGGGTTATTCGAATCAGTCATCAGACAAGGGAGCCGGTGGTGGTGATGCAGATGAACCTGGATG ACTCTGCTGCACCTCAGGCTTCAGGACAACAGACAGGAGCTGGAACTGGACAGACAG GGACCGCGGCCCCTCCTCTCATCCCCGGCCTCCCGCCCGAGTTCATGCAGGCCATCGTGAACCAGGTCACGCAGCAGGCCGTGGCAATGGCGGCTGCTGCCTCCGGGGGGCAGCAGGCGACCCAGGGCTCCAGT ATGATCAACGGCCTGGTGGGCCAGCTGCTGATGCCTGTTCACATCG CGAATCACACCTCCACCGCCTCTTCAACCCATTCCTTTTCTTTTTCCACGTCCTCCTCCTCTGCCCCCACTACCTCTGCCCCCCCTCAAACGAATTCCTCTGAAACTTTGCACCAAGCGTCGGCCAACGCAGCCGCCCCCGGCCCGGGCCCGGACGGGTCGGCCCCTCCCCAGGCAGCGACCCCCGAGGGTAACCTGGCCCAGCTGCTGGGgtctgtgctggggggggcggcagcCGCCGGCTCCGTAGGCTCTGGGATGCCACCGTCATTCACTGTCACCATGCCTGGGATCCCCTCCTTCATACAGGGAGTGACAGACTTCATTCAG GCCAGCCAGCCAGTCTTCCCCCAGCCCCACAGTGGTCAACAAGCCCCTTCTGCCAGCACCGCCCCAGCGCCCCCCCCGGGCACCACCCCTGCTCCCCCCTCTGATCCTACCCCCAGCTCTGTCCCTGGCGCCACCCTGGGAGCCCCAGGAGAGACGTTGAACCCAGAGCTCTTCACCGGCATTGTTCAGGGAGTGCTGTCCACCATGATGGGCTCTCTGGGGGCTTCCCAGAACAATACCGAAACCATCGCCCAGTTTATCCAGAGAGTGTCCCAGACAGAAAGCTTATTCGCGCCCAGCACGGGGGATGCCACAG GCTTTTTTGTAGACCTGCTGTCCCTGGTCTGGCAGAACTTCACCATGATGGACATGGTGCTGCTGTTGCATGGTCAGCACCAGCCCCTCAGCCGCATTCAGCCCCAGCTTTCCCAGTTCTTTACAGAGCACTACCTGCGTGGGAGGGAGCCCACCGACGCCAACATCTCT GCAGCAGCCGAAGAGCTTATCAATGGGCTTGATGAGCACATCACAGAGACCTTT TCCTCGGCGACTGTGCTAGAAGGTGTGGACATCACCCAAACCAACCTGTCCTTCCTCACGCGGCAGTTCACACAGATCGCCACGCACGTGTTGTGCTGCAATG ACGATTCCTTTGGGAGCCGCTTGCTGTTGATGTGCAACCAGGTTCTGTTCGAGTGTCTGGCCCTCAACCTCTACTGCCTGCGGGGGGAGCAGATCGCGCTCACTGACGTCATCAACCATCGCATA CGAAGCATGTCCACAGAGGTGAACCCCAGTTTGGTCAACTGGCTGACCAGCATGATGTCCATGAGGCTGCAGGTCATCCTGGAGCACATTCCAGTCACAGAAGAGCAGATCCTGCATTATGTCATCCGCACGCAG GATATGTCAGAGGACGGGGAGGAATCCGAGATGCAGCAAGCATCCAGGCCTGTGGAC ATGGAGGAGGGTcgctcccccacccccgccaccaCTGCGGAGGAGGCCATGACGTCACCGCGGGACTGCAGGACTGAGGCGGCCGTCCGGCCCGGGGGCGCCATCGGGATGGAAGGCGCTTTGCCGGGAGTGGCTGGCGGAGAGGTCAGCGAGATGACGGAAGAGGGAGAGGCCTGGGCTACGGCGGTTCCTCCT GAGTGGGTACCCATTATCCGACAGGACATAGTGTCCCAGAGGAAGATAAAAGCCCAGCCCCCCCTCTCAGATGCCTACTTACACGGGATGCCAGCCAAACGTAGGAAG ACGGCACAGGGCGATGGGCTCCACGTCTCTCTCGCTGAAGCCGTCAGTCAGGCAGCAAAGTCAGTGGGAGCCAAGCCAGTCACTTCCCCAGAGAGCCTTCAGGGGGAGCTAGAAAGCTCTGACCTTCAAGACGAATATATGGAACAG GTGCAACATGACATGAATAAACGAGTAAGTGAGGACCCAAACTACAGCGCTCAGCGATTCCCCAACACACAAAGGGCTTTTTCACTGGACTCTTAA